AAACCGACGAGGATACCTGCACCAAGAGTCAGAAACAGTCCCGGATACCAGCCAAACTCAGCTCCCGCGTAGACGCGTCCGGAACTCGAAGTGTACTCCGTGCAGGTCTGGGTGCAGCTGAACTCGGTGCGGCGCAGGTACTCCGGCCGCACGGCGAGGCCGAACCAGTGTACCGGGTTGTACTTGACGAGGGCGAACACGGAGCCGGCCTTCACGTCGCCATCGCTATTGGCTATCGGAGTCCCGACCGACAAGTCCAACGATCCGCCGCGCTCGAACCAACGCCGGTAGCGGAGAGATGGCCCCATCGTGAATTCGTCCTCGTCGGCCGTGACGAACCAGGAGCCGCCTACAGCGTTGCGAGGGGTCACATTCACCATGGCGCCCCAATCCGCGATGCCGCGCAGCAGGCCTCCCCCATTGCTCGATCCCAGCCTGAGGTAGCCGCCGGCATTGGTGAACAAGAAGGCCTTGCAGTCCGGGCCTGGGCGCGCGTGGAAACTCAGTCCGTTTGACGAACGAAGCTGAGGGGGAATGATGGAATCCGGGGGCGCTGTGCCCCGGGGTTGGTTCTGGGACCACGACGCCGACTGCAGCATCGGTACACCTACCATCCAAAGGACTGCACACGTTCTGGCCCTTGAACGAAAGAACACCCTGGTGCAGCAGAAACGGTCTCGATCGCTCACGCTCCGTCGACGCACGCCAACTCCTTCGCGCCTGCGCCCGAAAGCTTCATTGCTCTCATGCGGCACACGACACGCTGGAAAAATGCCGCACCGGGGCAGCCGCGAATCTTAGAACGAATCGCCAACTTCGTGTACACAAGATTCGACTGTGGCTCAGAGGTCGCCGAGATTGCCGGCGGTGATGCGCTTCCACAGCCGGGGCTGTCCGCCCGGGGCGCGCTCGATCAGGTAGATCTCGTCGTTGGCCTGGCGGATCGAGGCGGCCTGTGCCGGCTCCAGTTCGAAAAGGACACGGAGGATCATCTGGTTCGTACCGCTGTGGCCGACGATGAGGATCGTCCCCGACGGATGGCGCTCCAGGATCGTCTGCACCGTGGTCCGCACCCGAGCGTAGAACTGGTTCGTCGACTCGCCGCCATCCAGTGCGTCGTCCGGATCCTTGCTCCGGCGCTGGTACTCCGCGACCGCCGTCGAATCGTTGCCCGCGAGCGCGAGACCTTCGAACTTGCCGAGCGCTTGTTCCCGCAGCCCGTCGAGGGCGGTGAGGGGAGTGCTGCCGCGGGCGGCCTCCGCCGTTTCCCGGCTGCGGCTCAAGGTGCTGGAATAGGCGGCGTCGAGCGGCACACCACGGAGCGCTTCGGCCAGCTGCGCTGCCTGCGCCCGACCCTTCTCGTCCAGGTGGGTGTCGGACTGGCCTTGCAGCTTGCGGGCCGCATTCCAATCGGTCTGGCCGTGCCGCGCCAGGTAGATGCGAAGCCCGGCATCGGGGCGCGCGGCGGGGGCCGGAGCGCATCCCGAGAACAGCATGGTCTGGACGGCGAAAAGCCCCAGGCAGACCGGGACGAACAGCGCCCGACCGTCTCGATGCGACCGGTGCTGGCCCGATTCGTGTCGTCCCATGCTGGTTCTCCCGGCGAAACGGTGACGCGATCGCGGCAGTATACACGTCGATGGCGCCGGCACCTGCGAACGACACCCTGGGGCGAAGAGTGCCGGCCAGGCTGGAACGGGCCGTGGGCGCGGCTGCGCGGGCGATGGGCGCTGTTGGCACCGCGTGGACAGAAACGGGGCCGATTGCTAGGGTTCCCTCTCACCGCCACGGCCACAGGAGGCCCCGCAATGCGCGTCCACGCCGCCGTCCGCCCTCTGCTCTCGGGACTTTGCGCCGCCGTCATGCTGAACGGCACGGCAGGCGCCGAGGCGCCCGCATCGATCCTCGGCTTCAGCGACGAACGCGCTGCGGCGCAGCACACGTTGGAAGCGCAGTTCGACGCCGTGCTGAACCGGGACAACCTGCGCAACTGGATGCAGCGCCTCTCGGCCCAACCCCATCATCTCGGCTCGGCCTACGGCAAGGAGAACGCCGAGTTCATCGCCGATCTGTTCCGCTCCTGGGGCTACGAGACGCGCATCGAGACCTTCTATGTCCTTTTCCCGACGCCCCGGGTGCGCGTGCTCGAGATGGTGGCGCCCGAGCCCTTCACTGCGGCCCTCGTCGAGCCAGCGCTTCCGGAGGACGCGACCTCCGGCCAGACCGACACGCAGCTGCCGATCTACAACTGTTACTCCGTGGACGGTGACGTCACGGGGGAGCTCGTCTACGTGAACTA
This DNA window, taken from Candidatus Krumholzibacteriia bacterium, encodes the following:
- a CDS encoding histidine phosphatase family protein — encoded protein: MGRHESGQHRSHRDGRALFVPVCLGLFAVQTMLFSGCAPAPAARPDAGLRIYLARHGQTDWNAARKLQGQSDTHLDEKGRAQAAQLAEALRGVPLDAAYSSTLSRSRETAEAARGSTPLTALDGLREQALGKFEGLALAGNDSTAVAEYQRRSKDPDDALDGGESTNQFYARVRTTVQTILERHPSGTILIVGHSGTNQMILRVLFELEPAQAASIRQANDEIYLIERAPGGQPRLWKRITAGNLGDL